Below is a window of Nicotiana tabacum cultivar K326 chromosome 19, ASM71507v2, whole genome shotgun sequence DNA.
GACCAAGTGAAACTAATGGTCTGAAAGAGTTTACAACCTGAAACATGTGTATCACTCGGTCTGAACAAAGTGCGAAACTTGAAAACTTTGAACTAGTTTCAATAGACTTTTTGTGGTCAAGACTTGTCAACTAGACTGATTACAAATGTTACTTGGTATACTAGAGAAATGTGCAATTTTTCTGTGAGCACTATGATAAAACTTGATTAATTGTCTTTATTATTACAATAGCACGATTTTGTACTGAGTTAAGTTTACTCTGTTAAGTACTCATTTAACTCATTGAGACATTAAGTTCATTATAAATCTCTGATGTAATGCAGTTCTGTTGGGGCTTAACTTTATCTTGTATCCTGCAGGTGTATGAGTGGATGAACAATAGAGCAGAGAGGTTTAGACTAACCACCAGTGACACTGCTATCCAGTTAGACCTGATCGCAAAAGTACATGGAATCTCAAGTGCTGAAGAATACTTTGTAAAGTTGCCAGACACCTTAAAAGATAAGCGGATATATGGTTCTCTTTTAAATGCCTTTGTGCGGGCTAGAAAGAAGGAACAAGCTGAATCTTTAATTGATAAAATGAGAAACAGAGGCTATACTGATCATGCTCTTCCATTCAATGTGATGATGACACTCTATATGAACCTTAAAGACTACGATAAAGTTGAGTCAGTCGTttcagaaatgatggaaaaacAAATTCCATTAGATATATATTCCTACAATATCTGGTTATCATCATGTGGATCTCAAGGATCTgtagaaaaaatggaaaaagtaCTTGAAAAAATGAATCTGGACACTGATATCAATCCAAACTGGACTACATATAGCACTATGGCTACTATGTACATTAAGTTGGGGCAGTTGAAAAAAGCTGAAGACTCTTTGAAAAGTGTTGAGAGCAGAATCACAGGTCGTGATCGAATTCCATACCACTATCTTATCAGTCTTTATGGTAGTCTTGGTAAGAAGGAAGAGGTTCTCCGCATCTGGAAAACCTACCAATCACAGTTTCCAACAATCCCAAACTTGGGTTATCATTCTGTTATATCTGCTCTGGTGAGGTTGGATGATATTGAAGGTGCAGAAAAGATATATGATGAATGGCTACCTGTTAAGTCGCACTATGATCCTAGATTAGGAAATCTTTTGTTGGGTTATTATGTGAGGAAGGGTTCTGTGGACAAGGCTATTGCATTCCTCGACCAAATGGTTGAAGCTGGAGCAAAGCCAAACTCTATGACTTGGGAGATTGTTGCTGAAGGCCATATCAGGGAACGGAGATTATCTGAGGCTTTATCATGTTTGAAGGATGCCGTTTCAACTGAGGGATCGAAGAGCTGGAGACCGAAGCCTGCAAATGTATCTTCCATTCTCAGACTTTGTGAGCAGGAAGAGGATACGCAAAGTAAGGAAGCCCTGATGGAGGTGTTGAAGCAAGTTGGGTGTCTTGACGACGAAAAGTACATGTCATATATTCCATTATCAAACGGTACATTTACCAGTGATGAGCCAGAAATAGATAAGGATACATCTGATAATGATGAAGGATCTGAGATACTGCTCAACCAATTGCAAGGAAGCTTGTGAGACTTTTTCACTCACTTTGAAATGCAACATTTTTCCAGGTACACGAGTAGGGGATAACGCCTCGTGAAATTGGAGTTTCGGCATGTGGATGCTCGACAAAAGCAAGAGTCCGAGTGTGTAGAACTGAGAAGCAAGATATTCATGATAAACACATATCTactaatttttgtttcttttcttaggCTTGCGCTGATCCATTTtgctatatatgtagtttatTAAACATCTAGTAGAAGTCTATTGTTTTAACTTTGCCCATCAATACACATGTTTTATCAGGGATGGAACAGAAATATGTTGCAGGTTTTTTTTGTAAATATGATGAATTGTGCATTATTGGTCATTGTGTACTCTTGAAGTTCCCCTGAGGTTTGAGTTTGCACCACTGCATATTCAACTGGCAGTCTGACGACTTCTGCTGGttatctctttttttcctttattgtGAGAGAAAACAAATGGGGTGAGAGAGGCTCGAACTATCGACCTCAGGATTACTCAGAAGCTATGAGACCTACGCGCTAGCCAACTGCGCCACCACCCGAGATATATGTTGCTAGTTATCTCATAAATACTAAATCAGGGAAACCATTCATTCATACATTCAAGACCAAGTGGACCTTGGACAAgattctctttcctttttcttatgcAGTGAGTGGGCTCCTCTAAAGGACACTTTGTTCATGCTATTTCATTTGCTGCAGAGTTTGAATTacttaaattatcatataaataaaTGATTCTTATAATGAGCTAAATGTTTGACTTACAGTTTCAGGTACACATCGTAAGAACTAGGTTGATGTACTATCTTTTTCAGTATACAGTAGAAAGATCAAACATTTCAGAGACAGAGAAAGCATTCCCCAGATGCCAGACTAGCAGCATTTAGTTATCTCCAGTTTTGAGGTAATGAGGACTAAATTTAATGGCTACTACAGCTAAATATACTGGCTAGTGGCTACTACAGCTATCATTGTTGTGTTCAATACAAAGGAAGGTAAAGACTTATCCGCAAGTGCATGCACTAAATCAATAACATGTGCCTTTTATATGTTTATTAACACTAGCCTTAATACATACTTCCCCCTTAGCTTGAAGCAAATTCCTTTGACACATTCCATTTTCACAAAGCAACTTTAGACGGAACTTGTTAGTAGATTAATAGAGCACTTCGGAAATGTTCCCTTTGACCATATAGGTGTGAATTTAATTATCAATGTTCCCTTCTTTGCAAATAAAAGAACTGCCACAGTGCCACTGATATGTGGCTAAAGCCACCATCATCGACGGTTTCTGTATCTCTTCTATTAGCTACTACGTACAATATGTTCAGTTCGAGTGAGTCCAAAAATATTGTGCCTTTAATACTTAGTTAGGCCAGAACATAGCTTGGCGTGATTGTCCCAACTTGGTTTGTTCCTTGTGGTGGGGGCCGTGGGTTTGGTCTTTATGAAAAAAACATAAATCTTAATGTTGCATTTTTGTCCTTGACATGAAAAAAAGGTACTACCTACATTTATTGTGAAAAAACAAATACTATATATTTATGATGGAAGTAGATAACAGGTGTTTTAACTGGAATTTCCATCACCGTAAACCGCAATCAAACCAATTAATATGAActactaaaaattttaaaaaatatatctaAAGTAAAACTCCCACGACATTCAAATTTGATTGTCGAAATAGAAGATTAAACATTTGTTGAAGATGGAGCTGCAGGAAACTTTACATGTGTGGTTTTGGCGGACTTTCATAAGGTAATACTCAACATTTGATGCACCTTTCTGAATTATTGCCCATTTATTttcggaaaaatatttttaatatagacGATGTTAAATGTTTTTTTATGaaggaaaattaatatttgcttCAAAAGGACGCTTCTTTTGATGAATAAATGAATTGTTTTTTTCGATAATTTTTGGTGAATCGGAATTCATTTAATACAGATGGAAAACcatgaccgaagtcaaacttgagtATTTGCTCATTTTCATCCCCTTTATACGTAAGGTTCCAAAGACACTGAGAATATCGACGCCTCGACGGAATACTCTCTTAGCCCCACTAAGCAGCTAGTGTGCAAACTACTTTTGTGAAATACTATACGAAAATAAAACATCTAAGTCTTCTTTCGATATTACTTTCAGTTTTCACTTTACCATCTTATAATGCACTCTCCAGTTTTTGCATTTAgtctgtttacccgaaaaacggatagagttgaatttatacgtagttctaaggatatgtggtataatTTGGCACAGATCggaaagtaagtagaaatatattgaGTATTGACTGTATAAAGAATGAAATATAAACCAAACTGAGTGAAAAACAGTTTATGAACAAGCAACACGAAATATACAAAACCCAAAAAAGGATAATTTCTATATGAATATCAGTATGTCTTTCTCTATGAATATCAATAATATGAGAGTGTATGAATGCCTTAATGTTAGATCTCTTACAGAAATAATAGttatccctcttatagtggagggatcctactttggatataattaaaaatacatagtggagaacccatgatagattagcttttccctaatttccgcccagattctctctcttagtgcggctgtaacggctctcatctcttggctcgatcttgatcggacttggTATCGGTCGATTTCCAGGTTTAGAGTTCGATACTGGCTTgggctcgatattgactcggggcCCGGTATTGACTTTGGCtcggtattggtcggtctctAGCTCTTAAGCTCGATAACACAGCCtcacatcatagttcgatttggaatcatattgacttcgagctcggtatttaaTCAGTTCCCGAAACTTGAGTTCGGTAACCTGGCTTCAGATCTCATTCCGATATTATGAAGACGACCTTCGGTCCATTGTGTTCAAATCTTGACTAATCATTCGAAGGTCGaaaccggttttgaccgtatacagatagttcctTCGTTTCTTGAgaagaatgtggcgagaaacgacacGATTTTCCAACGGCATGACAAGATATACACTGAAGTTTGCatcgaacccgatcgtgatgtacgtgatagctgtcccgtcTGTTCAGTTAGCAAGGCATTAAATGAGTGTCAGAAGATGGTCGGCCGctgctgatattgaaccgtcattacCAATTCTATAAATAGCTTATCTCTTCACAATTGTTTACTTTCAGATCTCCGATCACCAAATATACTAAGTTCTTATTGTATCTTTTGAGTTCTTCATCTGCGAATCTGTGATTCTTACTTACAAAATCTCTCTTCAAAACACCAAATCTTTGTCATCTCTTTCTGTTTTCAACCTTCACATCTAAATGGCGAAAATGTCAAAAACCGTTCCCCAAaaggaaaaagcttcttcttcaagGCCCGCCGGCGACAAAACACCGGTAGAGCCACaacctgaggagtgtgttcccgagGGATGTAttcttacctctgattttaagACCGACAAAGCCTAGCCGTTTCCCGGTCAATGCGAGCCaatatcgaggtatatgtgctcgATAACCGAGGGACATATTGAACAGTTAAGGAAATATTGcaactgggagaacaaagaagtggTAATCCCGGCTCCCGGAGAAGATATTACTACccatgtgaaagggtttttaagcgTGTATACTTACACTTTTACGTTGGGCCTGCTCGACCCTATTGTCATAGATTTTTGCTGCCAATACcgaataaccctaggccaaatccatccttctttttggcggatcgttattttgatccacttcttcgtgaacaaaatcgaggggatgcctttcaccctcgaccacctcatcagattgtacagcccccgcctctatcgaggtgggttaataaaactccaatgtCGTACTAACAAAGTGATGTTCTCGaacatagacgaggacaaggaccgaggctggatgggcaggttcgttcgagtgaagaccttCGATCTAATCCGGGTCGAGAAGATGCCGTttcccgaggaatggaacatgaagcgtaagtataattCTACTGTTAGCTCCTATTGTTTCTTTCTCCTTCGTTTCTTTCTCACCGATATCCTTTTCCGTGATGTAGCGGTTGCTTGGATGCCCGGTGCTATTCCTAACCTTAAGAGCTGGGTACATGACCTGGTTTCGACCTCCACCTATGCCGAGCACTCATGGCGTGACTTATCAAAGGGCTGATGGGAGGCtaaaactcatggtaagcctCTTTCCCATGTCTTTGACGATTCGAACAAAATGCCTTTTTATACTTAACCATTTTTCTTGTGTGTAGGCCTGGGCAAAGATGCGGTCATGAGGCCCCCGTATGGCGAGGAAGAGACTTTGACCCCGATTCCTAAATCGGTGAAGGACaacaagagaaaaagggcctctacTTTCGAGGATCCAAAACATAAGAcaaggacggctcgtaagccgaggaagaataCCATCATTTTGACCAAAGAATTAGTTCGACGTCTAAtggatgaagacgaagaagaagaagaagaagaagaagaaaaagaaaacgatGGGTCCATACTGGTGGCTCGAGTGAAGAAGACaatcgatgccccaaaggcaGCTGGGTTGATGGCGGTTGATGAGGCTCTGTCTCGAACTGAGGGGATATCAGAGAAGGACTCAGGCAAAGTCCTCGAGTCATTAGAGATCGAGGATTCCTCCCACCGAAGTCAAAAAACGGTGGGTATATCTGAAGGGGCCGTCCCTGAAGCTCTTCGAACTGAGGAGAATGCCCCAAGCGACTcgcttggggcaatagtaatcggagactTGCCTATTCTTCCTGCTTTTTCCGAAGGGGCAATTCGGAAAGCCCGAGATTTAGGGACCCTCGAGGTAGACGGGGCCCATGAGGGAGAGGACCCCTTTTGTGATTTGTTTACCTGTATCGAGGATGCTGCCGGCCCGAGTGATGCGTCGGGTCTTTTCTTCGAGGTTCAACGAGCCCTGATTCGGGTAAGTCTCGATTCCCTTCGTTGATGTCATATTTTACCATTTTCTGcctaactttttctctttttcgtaTAGGCTTTAGCTCTTCATCAAGAGGAGTTTTCCAAGTCTCGGGCAGAGCTGAGCCGACGTGAGGTCGACTTCCGGGGGCTTTCGAAGGAGAGAAATGCcctcaatcttcttaatggtcagAAAGAGGAAGAGATCAAAGATCTTtgagccgagttggccaaggctcaccgaGATCAGACAGACCTGATCGAGCATGTAATGAAATTTTTAAAAGATCGTGGGCTCGACTTGGGGGCggtggctaacatttcaatctcacagctgCAACAGAAGATCAAGAGGATCGAGCAGTttcgtgaggaggtcgacatGATAAAGGCGTATTCCTTGGgatggaaagaaggtatggaccgtcTTGCTACAGAGAAAGAGACTGCTTGAGCTCAATTATCATCAGTCGAAATTCaacttcaaggcatgaaggagaaAAACTCGGctcaagaaagaaaaatagaggagctcgaagCTCGGTTGGCTTTCGAATTTGTCAAGGCCGAGAAAGCAAAAGCCGAGGCGGATGCAGTCGTGGCTGTCTATCGGGCCGATACTGAAGCCGCCCAAGTACAGGCGAGggaggcagccgagaccgctcaaacttgagcacattgggttgctgaactcaccaaatgccaatctcggtgtgaaccctcgaggagatccatgctcgaggtttcgaccttaccgAAGAGATACTAAAGGCTAAAGAACTTGAAGACGATGCTGGAGTCCTGACTTCCGATGATGATGAGAGCAAGAGTGGATCTGAGAGCGGGTAGGAGCTCGATGGAGAAGAGACTGCTCCCGGAGATAATCAGGAACCTTAGGGTTTTTtatttttgatctttttgtgTAGGGTCCCGATCAGAATTTGTAAATACTCTTATATATATGTAAAGATCTTTCCCTTTCCCGACTTGTCTTTATTtctgccttgtgaagattttgtttcattcatgcattatgaaagttttcataagttcgaggctttaggcaatttgatcggaGTCAGACCTTGTGGTCTCTATAACCGAGTGagcatttgctcgaactcgaagtgggAGTAGCCGTTAGGTTTAATAgtgtgtttgcttgaactcgaagtaaaagtagcccttaggcttagtaatcgagtgagtgttagctctaactcgaagtaagagtggctttaatagtcgagtgagcgtttTCCCAAACTCGAAGAAATGTAGCCCagaggctttatggtcgagtgagtgattgctcgaactcgaagtaatgtagcccgtaggcttaatagtcgagtgagtgattgctcgaactagaagtaatgtagcccgtaggattaatagtcgagtgagtgattgctcgaactcgaagtaaagtagctcgtaggcttaatagtcgagtgagtgattgctcgaactcaaagtaatgtagcccgtaggctttatggtcgagtgagtgcttgctcgaactcgaagtaagagtagcccttaggtttAATAGTCGAGTAAGTGTtttttcgaactcaaagtaatgtagcatgttgggttttatggtcgagtgagtgcttgctcgaactcgaagtaacgtagcccgtaggctttatggtcgagtgagtgatttctcgaactcgaggtaaaagtagcccttaggctttatggtcgagtgagtgattgctcgaactcgaggtaaaagtagcccttaggcttaataatcgagtgagtgcttgctcgaactcgaactcgaagtaagagtagctcgaaggcttaatagtcgagtgagtgtttgctcgaactcgaagtaacgtagtccgtaggctttatggtcgagtgagagttttgctcgaactcgaaatgatgtagcacgtaggctttatggtcggaCGAgagcttgctcaaactcgaagtaagagtatcccttaggcttaatagtcgagtgagtgtttgctcgaactcaaattaatgtagcctgtaggcttttatggtcgagtgagagttttgctcgaactcgaaatgatgtagcccataggctttatggtcgagtgagagcTTGCTTgaaatcgaagtaagagtagcccttaggcttaatagtcgagtgagtgtttgctcgaactcgaagtagtatagcccgtaggcttttatggtcgagtgagtgcttgctcgaactagaagaaagagtagcccttaggcttaatagtcgtgtgagtgtttgctcgaactcgaagtaagagtagcccttaggcttatcagtcgagtgagtgtttgctcgaactcgaagtattgtagctcgtaggctttatggtcgagtgagaattttgctcgaactcgaagtgacgtagcccgtaggctttatggtcgagtgagagtttTGCTCTAACTCGAAGTGAGTAGAAGtgatatagcccttaggcttatgtGGGGCTTGCTCTCGTTGATGTTTTggttggcagtccccgatttatggggtaatggtcggcccttaagcctgtttgcataatagatcacgAAGTAGAGGATGGATTCTGagatatgagatatcggtaaagaagaaatttctctttatgtcattatacatgtgttcatgttttgtgtcaaGGATGGAGCAAACTacacgagcatggttcgttttgaccatttggctcttacaatttttcctatcgaaaccctattgccatgaagtaacttctttgcatcgaacttgataatCGAACTCGATatattcgagggtaatgccccccagtattcgaggttaatTGTAAAGtggcctcagatactgttgaattgttctaagttagcacgattaatggtttcctcattaaaaaccttgccgaaaaatccatttgggacaaaaccggtctaaggaaaaaagagtgcaatgcgtgctttcaggcctaaaggcTTCGAGTTGGATAATCCATCCCTGTTTCTGATCGAACATCTGCAAGGGTTAATTTCGAAGATATAAATGAACataggagggtcgtaccttaacaGTAATATCGTTTTAGATGcgacacgttccaattgcttggtagtggTTTGCCGTTTATtacaccgagcttgtaggatccttttctgaCGATATCGAGAACCTAATACGGTCCTTaccagttcggacccagttttccttcatttggatttcgggtgttgagggtgactttccttagcactaagttcccgattttaaaatatcgaagattggttcttcgattataatacctttcgatccgctgtttttgggcGGCTAATCGGACGAGAGctgcttctcgtttttcatccaataattctaggctcgtgTTTCGTGTTCATTGTCTCGTTATTCGACTCAGTAGTTGCACATCGAAAACTGATGCTAGGTTCTCTGACCTCTACCAGGATAAGAGCTTCCGTGCCATATGCTCAGGTATTGGATTTCGAtattgtgcggtatgcccataggacttcgggtaatatttctctccactttcctttagctttggttaatcttttcttaagattttggatgatggttttgttggtcgattcagcctgtccgttccccctgggatgataaggtgttgataggatccttttgattttgtcgTCTTCGAGAAATTTAgctactttgctgccgatgaattgcattccattgtcacatacaatctcggatgtCATCCCGAACCGACAtttgatgtggtcccaaatgaagtctattacTTCCttttctctcactttctcgaaagcatgtgcttcaagccatttagagaaataatcagtcataaacaaaataaaccgAGCCTTACATAGGGACGATGGGAGGGGGGCGACGATGTCCATTCcacatttcatgaaaggccatggagataggaccgagtggaggagttccccgggttgatgaatcatgggcgcatgtctttgacatttgttgcatttttgaacgaactcccttgcatctttgtccatatcgatccaataatatcctgcactgattactttgtggactaatgaatcggcaccggaatgattcccataagtgccctcgtgaatctcacgtaggatgtagtcggtatctcccggtcccaaataTATTGCCAGTGGACCATCGAAGGTCCTTCTAAACAGTGTTCCATCATTGGATAAGGTGAACCGTGTTGCTTTTGTGCGTAGAGCTCTCGATTCCTTTAGATCCGATGGAAGTTTCCcgttcttgaagtactctatatatttgtttctctaatcccaggttagacttgtggagtttatctcggcatgaccttctttaattaccgatttcatgagttgtacgacagtccccgagttgagttcgtcgtcCTCGACCGATAAACCTAAGCTTGCAAGAGCGTTGGCCTCACTGTTCTGCTCTCGAAGtatatgttgcaaagtccattctttgaattgATGTAGAGTCGTTTGTAATTTATCCAattacctctgcattcgatcttctcggacttcaTAAGTCttgttgacttgatttaccacgaggagggaatcacatttagcCTCCACGACCTCGACCCCGaacttctagctagttcgagacctgcaatcacggcctcatactcagcctcattgttagtcaattttatagttttaatagactgtctaactacattacctgtgggCGATTTTAGTATGATGCCCAGCCCGGACCCCTTTgtgttcgaggcaccgtccgtaaagagggtccagactcc
It encodes the following:
- the LOC107784609 gene encoding pentatricopeptide repeat-containing protein At1g02150 — protein: MLLQPTTAIKSPHQNHVSFSSSLSYSLSFPSGFCFTKPLTSPKNNRTVVISCSSISQVHSYGTVDYERRPIVKWNAIYKRISMNDGPERGSVSVLKQWENEGKKVTKWELSRVIKELRKFRRYKLALEVYEWMNNRAERFRLTTSDTAIQLDLIAKVHGISSAEEYFVKLPDTLKDKRIYGSLLNAFVRARKKEQAESLIDKMRNRGYTDHALPFNVMMTLYMNLKDYDKVESVVSEMMEKQIPLDIYSYNIWLSSCGSQGSVEKMEKVLEKMNLDTDINPNWTTYSTMATMYIKLGQLKKAEDSLKSVESRITGRDRIPYHYLISLYGSLGKKEEVLRIWKTYQSQFPTIPNLGYHSVISALVRLDDIEGAEKIYDEWLPVKSHYDPRLGNLLLGYYVRKGSVDKAIAFLDQMVEAGAKPNSMTWEIVAEGHIRERRLSEALSCLKDAVSTEGSKSWRPKPANVSSILRLCEQEEDTQSKEALMEVLKQVGCLDDEKYMSYIPLSNGTFTSDEPEIDKDTSDNDEGSEILLNQLQGSL